One window from the genome of Cucumis melo cultivar AY chromosome 10, USDA_Cmelo_AY_1.0, whole genome shotgun sequence encodes:
- the LOC103502531 gene encoding probable peroxygenase 5: MADQVSNNASSSPSSSGGESEEEKNVLQKHVAFFDRNKDGVVYPWETFMGFRAIGANLFLSTVSAVFINLGLSSKTRPGKFPNFLFPIEIKNIQLAKHGSDSGVYDSEGRFVSKKFEEIFKKHALTYPDALTEKELKALLKSNREPKDYKGWVAAWTEWTTLYNLCKDENGLLKKETVKAVYDGSLFEHMEKQRASKKKK, translated from the exons ATGGCTGATCAAGTGTCAAACAATGCGTCGTCCTCCCCCTCAAGCTCCGGCGGAGAAA GCGAGGAGGAGAAGAACGTTCTGCAGAAACACGTGGCGTTCTTTGATAGGAACAAAGATGGGGTGGTTTATCCGTGGGAAACATTCATGGGGTTCCGAGCAATTGGCGCTAATTTGTTTCTCTCCACTGTTAGTGCCGTTTTTATTAACCTTGGACTTAGCTCCAAAACCCGACcg GGGAAGTTTCCGAATTTTCTATTCCCAATTGAGATAAAGAACATTCAACTTGCCAAACATGGAAGTGATTCTGGTGTATATGATTCTGAAGGAAG ATTTGTTAGTAAGAAATTTGAAGAAATATTCAAGAAGCATGCCCTAACCTACCCAGATGCCTTGACAGAAAAAGAACTTAAAGCATTGCTTAAGTCAAATAGAGAGCCTAAAGATTACAAAGGATG GGTTGCTGCATGGACAGAATGGACAACTCTATACAACCTTTGCAAAGATGAGAATGGTTTACTTAAAAAGGAAACTGTGAAGGCTGTTTATGATGGGAGCTTATTTGAACATATGGAGAAACAAAGAgcatcaaaaaagaagaaatga